The following DNA comes from Tunturibacter psychrotolerans.
TCGCCCAGATCGCCATCGCCGCCTCCCAGCAGACCGCCGCCGCAGACCAGTCCAGCGCCAGCCTGCACTCCATCCACTCCCTCAGCCACGAAAATCTCACCGAGATGGCCACCACCGCGGCTGGAATCGAATCCCTCCGCACCACCGCCGTCACACTCGAGCAGCAGGTCGACCGTTTCAGCCTCAGGTCCGCACCAGACTCAAGGCTGCTTCGCGTCGAGAGCAGCAACACGAAACGCCACGCTACCTTCCAACCCGCATAAACAACCAGCATCGTCCCCAAACGAAGAGGCCCGCACACAGCGGGCCTCTTCGTTCAACAGAAAACGACCTTAGAAGATCTGGAAGTTGACCTCAACGTTCAGCTCGACCAGAACAGGCCTGCCGTTCTCCATCGCCGGCTTGAACTTGTACTGTCTCACCGCTTCCATCGCCTTCTCATCCAGACCCATGCCAACGCCGCGAATCACGTGAACGTGGCTCGGATTTCCGTTGGTATCGACCCAGAGGTTAACCAGAACATTTCCTGCAACCTTCGCCTTCCGGGCCTCTTCAGAAAATTCCGGCTCAACCGAGAAGATCAGCACAGGAGCCGAAACCCCTCCGCCAATCCGCCTCGGTCCGCCACCGGTATTGCCTCCCGAACCCGGCCCAAGCCCCGATCCATTACCCGATCCAAGACCGGTACCGGTGCCGCCGCCGCCCGAATATGGCCCAATAATCGGCGAGTTCGGAACTCCGACCTGCGGCAGGTTGCTCGCCATCTTCACATCCTGCTGCACCTCAATCGTCGGGTCTATCTTGATCTTCGGTTCGACCAGCGGAGGCTTGTTCGGCGGCACAATCTGCGTATCCGCGAACTTCGGAGGAGATCCCTTAACCACAGGAGTTGGCCCTTTTTGTCCACCGCCTCCGCCCATCGCCTGAGCTCTCGGCGGAGCCTGCGGTGGAACCGAAAGCTCCGTCACCTGCATTGTTCTTACGGGGGCGGAAAACTGAACCTTCTTCGCCAGCAAAAACGCGATCAGCAGAATGATCAACCCGTAGATTACGACCGCGGAGGTCGTCGCAATCGGATTTTGCTTAGTCTTCATCCGATCGACGACAGCGATCGGCTTCGACTCCAGTACCAGAGGCGGCAGTTTTACCGGGAAAAACACATCCCGAATGCTGCTCCCAAGGGACGCAAAGACTCCCTCTTCCTCAATCACCATATCGCTATCAACTGGCTTCGATTCCAGCTGCAGTGGAGCTTCGTTTGACTTGCTGAAGGCATCCCGAAGATTCGCAAAGAACGACGTCCACATGGACCCATCGGTCTCTTCGTTCAACTTTGGAGCATCTGCCGGTCGCAGGGTCGGAGCCTGTCTCTCTGGGTCTATCTGCGGTGGTGGTGTCAATAAACTATTCGCCATAAGCTGTTTCGCCTCGGTGCAGAAAGCCGCAGCCTCCGCACACCACTTCCAAAATCTTGCCCGCCCTGAATCTACTGCTCTTCTTACGTTCCAAACGCCAGTCCGGTTCTCGCCCGGCTCTGGCAACAGCGCGTGATTGTTAACATTCTACAAACATTCGCCAGCGGACGCTCGTTACCTTGGACGCACGTCACCATGGGAATGTCTCCTTGCCATCCTATGTACCACCCCTCCGCGCCGTCTACAATAGAGGTTTGCCACAAACTGGATCTTTGTCACAACGAACCAAGAGGACCGAATGTCGGAAGCTACCCAGGCAAAACCCGAAGTCAAGGCGCTGAAGTCCACGCTGAACCTGCCACAGACCGCCTTCCCCATGAAGGCCAATCTGCCCCAGAACGAACCCGCGCGCCTCGAAGCGTGGCAGCAAAGTGACTTATACGCCCAGATCCGCACCGCCCGTGCCGGACAGCCCAAGTACATCCTCCACGACGGCCCTCCCTACGCCAACGGAGCCATTCACCTCGGCCACGCCCTCAACAAGTGCATCAAGGACTTCGTCGTCAAAACCAAAACCATGGCCGGCTTCGACGCCCCCTACGTCCCCGGATGGGACTGCCACGGCCTCCCCATCGAGATCAAAGTCGACGAGCAGCTAGGCCGCAAAAAGCTCGAGATGGACCCCATCGCCGTCCGCCACGCCTGCCGCGAGTACGCACAGAAGTATGTCGACCTCCAGCGCAGCCAGTTCGAGCGCATCGGCGTCTTCGGCCGCTGGAACGATCCCTACCTCACCATGAGCTTCGGCTACGAAGCCAGCATCGTCGAAACCTTCTACGACTTCTTCGAGAAGAAGTTCGTCTACAAAGGCCTCAAGCCCGTCTACTGGTGTATCCACGACCGCACCGCCCTCGCCGAAGCCGAAGTCGAATACGAACAGCACACCTCACCTAGCGTCTACGTCCGCTACGCCCTCACCAGCGACCCCGCGGCTATCGCTCCGTCGCTAGCCGCCGTAAAAAATCTCTATACGATCATCTGGACCACTACCCCATGGACCCTCCCCGCGTCCCAGGCCGTAGCCTTCAACCCACTCCTCGAATATGTAGCTCTGGCATGCGAAGGCGGCACCTACATCGTCGCGCAAGCGCTCATGTCCTCGGTCATTACCCACTGCCGTCTGATGAGCGCGAAGAACCCCGCCGAGCCGGCGTCGCAGGCCGACATCGTCGCCGTCCTCACCGGCAATCATCTCGAGCACGCGACCTTCCAGCACCCATTCCTCGATCGCAGCATCCTCGGCGTCACCGCGGACTACGTCACCGCCGAGCAAGGCACCGGAGCCGTCCACACCTCACCCGCCCACGGCGTCGACGACTTCTACACCGGCCAGCGCTACCACCTCCCCGAGATCCAATACGTCGACAACGCCGGCAAGCAGCGTCACACCGACCTACATGGCGGCCAGCCGGCCGAACCCTACGCCGACCTCACCGTCTTCAAATCCAACGCGCCCATCATCGAGCTCCTCCGCGAGCGCGGCGCACTCCTGAGCGACACCAGCTTCGAACACTCCTATCCGCACTGCTGGCGCTGCCACAACCCCGTCATCGTCCGCGCCACCGAGCAGTGGTTCATCGGCATGGAGACCCCGATGATCACCGACGAAGGCACCACGACAACCTTCCGTCAGCGCGCCCTCGACGAGATCAAGAAAGTCGTCTGGGATCCGGCCTGGGGCGAAGAGCGCATCTCCAACATGATCGCCACCCGCCCCGACTGGTGCATCTCCCGCCAGCGCATCTGGGGCGTTCCCATCGCCGTCTTCCTCTGCGACAAGTGCGGCGAGCCACTCAACGAACCCGCCGTCAACCAGAGCATCGTCGATCTCTTCAAAAAAGAGGGCGCCGACGCCTGGTACAGCCACGAAGCCGCAACGCTCCTCCCCGCCGGAACCGCCTGCGCAAGCTGCCACCACCTGGAGTTCCGCAAAGAGATGGACATCCTCGATGTCTGGTTCGAGTCCGGCGCAAGCTGGCACGCCGTCCTCGACCTCGAGCCCGAACTCCACTCCCCCGCCGACCTCTACACCGAAGGCGGCGACCAGCACCGCGGCTGGTTCCACTCCTCGCTACTCACTTCCGTTGCCGTCCGCAACCACGCCCCCTACAAGATGGTCGCAACCTCCGGCTGGACCCTCGACGAGCAAGGCCGCGCCTTCTCCAAATCCCTCGGCAACGGCGTCGATCCCGTAGACATCGCCAAGCGTCTCGGCGCGGAAGTCATCCGTCTCTGGGTAGCCTCCGTCGACTTCCGCGAAGACGTAGCCGCCAGCGAAAACCTCATGCAGCGCGTCAGCGACAACTACCGTAAGCTGCGCAACACCCTGCGCTTCCTCCTCGGAAATATCCACGACTTCAACCCCGCGACCGACGCCATCGCTTTCGCAAACCTGCAGCCGCTAGACCAATACATCCTCGCCCGCACCGCCGAACTCGACGCCAAGATTCGCGCCGCTTACGACGACTTCGAGTTCCACCGCGCCTATCACGCGCTCAACGAGTACGTGAACACCGACCTCAGCGCGCTCTACCTCGACGTCCTCAAAGATCGCCTTTACACCTTCGCCCCCAACCACCCGGGCCGCCGCAGCGCACAAACCGCCCTCTGGCGCATCGCCGAAACTCTCACCCGCCTCATCGCCCCAATCCTCAGTTTCACCGCCGACGAAGTCTGGGCACTCCTACCGCAATCAGCAACTCGTGAGCCCAGCGTTCATCTCGCACTCTTCCCTGATCTGACCGACCTCGTCCCCGGCAGCACCCGCCAGATCGAAGAAGAATGGGACCAGCTCCTCACCCTTCGCGACGAAGTCCTCAAGGTCCTCGAAGAAGCGCGCACCGCAAAGACCATCAGCAACAAGCCCTCCGAGACCCAGATAGTCCTCGGCTGGCTCAACAGCGTAGCCGAAAAACCCAACCCGGTCTTCGAGCAATACAAATCCATACTCCCCGAGCTCTTTGGCGTAGCCCAGGTCGAAATCTCCAACGCCATCATCACCGAAGGCAACGTAGAAAAGGGAGCCTTCTACGTCCAGGCCAAACCTGCCGCAGGTAGCAAGTGCGAGCGCTGCTGGCGCTTCACCGAAGACGTAGGCAACGAAGCCAACTACCCAACCGTCTGCCTTCGCTGCGCCGACGCTCTCGAAGCCATCCACTTCCCACCCTACAACGCACCACCCAGCAACTCAACGGAGCCGCAAGCCTGATGTCCTCACCGAACAAGACGACCTACGAAGCCGCAACGCCAGCCATCGCGACCGAACCACGCGATCGCCGCGGTATTGCGCTCGCTATCGCCGCAGCAGTCGTCATCCTAGACCGCATCACCAAACGCATCGTCGTTCAGCAACTTCCCAACGGCCAGGCTCACACCGTCATCCCCGGCATCTTCCGCATCACCGACGTCCACAACACCGGCGCCGCCTTCAGCATGTTCGCCGAATCCGCCTCACCCACAACCGTCCGCAACATCCTCATCGCCTTTTCCGTAATCGCGGCCGTCGTCCTCATCGGAATGCTCTGGCGAGCAGGTCGCGCCCTCACTGTCAGCTCCGTCGCTCTCGCGCTCATCCTCGGCGGAGCCGTCGGCAACCTCTACGACCGCGTTCGCTACAGCTACGTCGTCGACTTCCTCGAAGTCCACATCGGCAACTACCACTGGCCCGACTTCAACCTCGCCGACAGCTGCATCGTCATCGGCGCCTGCCTCCTCCTCATCGAAATCTTCCGCCCTCAACCAACGGACGCCTAAGCCTCACCCTTTAATCACTCCCTATGAATGACCAGATCACAATCCGCGGCGCACGAACCCACAACCTCAAGGGCATCGACGTCGACATCCCGCACAACGCACTCACCGTCGTCAGCGGCGTCAGCGGCTCCGGCAAATCCTCCCTCGCCTTCGACACCGTCTACGCCGAAGGCCAGCGCCGCTACGTCGAAAGCCTCTCCGCCTACGCCCGCCAGTTCCTCGAGCGCATCGAAAAGCCCGACGTCGACCACATGGACGGCCTCGCCCCCGCCATCGCCATCAAGCAAAAAAATCAGACCCGCAATCCCCGCTCCACCGTCGCCACCGCAACCGAGATCTACGACTACCTCCGTCTCCTCTACGCCCGCTGCGGCACCGTAACCTGCCTCCACTGCGGCGGCATCGTCAAGCACGACACCGTAGACGAAATCATC
Coding sequences within:
- a CDS encoding energy transducer TonB codes for the protein MANSLLTPPPQIDPERQAPTLRPADAPKLNEETDGSMWTSFFANLRDAFSKSNEAPLQLESKPVDSDMVIEEEGVFASLGSSIRDVFFPVKLPPLVLESKPIAVVDRMKTKQNPIATTSAVVIYGLIILLIAFLLAKKVQFSAPVRTMQVTELSVPPQAPPRAQAMGGGGGQKGPTPVVKGSPPKFADTQIVPPNKPPLVEPKIKIDPTIEVQQDVKMASNLPQVGVPNSPIIGPYSGGGGTGTGLGSGNGSGLGPGSGGNTGGGPRRIGGGVSAPVLIFSVEPEFSEEARKAKVAGNVLVNLWVDTNGNPSHVHVIRGVGMGLDEKAMEAVRQYKFKPAMENGRPVLVELNVEVNFQIF
- the lspA gene encoding signal peptidase II produces the protein MSSPNKTTYEAATPAIATEPRDRRGIALAIAAAVVILDRITKRIVVQQLPNGQAHTVIPGIFRITDVHNTGAAFSMFAESASPTTVRNILIAFSVIAAVVLIGMLWRAGRALTVSSVALALILGGAVGNLYDRVRYSYVVDFLEVHIGNYHWPDFNLADSCIVIGACLLLIEIFRPQPTDA
- the ileS gene encoding isoleucine--tRNA ligase; the encoded protein is MSEATQAKPEVKALKSTLNLPQTAFPMKANLPQNEPARLEAWQQSDLYAQIRTARAGQPKYILHDGPPYANGAIHLGHALNKCIKDFVVKTKTMAGFDAPYVPGWDCHGLPIEIKVDEQLGRKKLEMDPIAVRHACREYAQKYVDLQRSQFERIGVFGRWNDPYLTMSFGYEASIVETFYDFFEKKFVYKGLKPVYWCIHDRTALAEAEVEYEQHTSPSVYVRYALTSDPAAIAPSLAAVKNLYTIIWTTTPWTLPASQAVAFNPLLEYVALACEGGTYIVAQALMSSVITHCRLMSAKNPAEPASQADIVAVLTGNHLEHATFQHPFLDRSILGVTADYVTAEQGTGAVHTSPAHGVDDFYTGQRYHLPEIQYVDNAGKQRHTDLHGGQPAEPYADLTVFKSNAPIIELLRERGALLSDTSFEHSYPHCWRCHNPVIVRATEQWFIGMETPMITDEGTTTTFRQRALDEIKKVVWDPAWGEERISNMIATRPDWCISRQRIWGVPIAVFLCDKCGEPLNEPAVNQSIVDLFKKEGADAWYSHEAATLLPAGTACASCHHLEFRKEMDILDVWFESGASWHAVLDLEPELHSPADLYTEGGDQHRGWFHSSLLTSVAVRNHAPYKMVATSGWTLDEQGRAFSKSLGNGVDPVDIAKRLGAEVIRLWVASVDFREDVAASENLMQRVSDNYRKLRNTLRFLLGNIHDFNPATDAIAFANLQPLDQYILARTAELDAKIRAAYDDFEFHRAYHALNEYVNTDLSALYLDVLKDRLYTFAPNHPGRRSAQTALWRIAETLTRLIAPILSFTADEVWALLPQSATREPSVHLALFPDLTDLVPGSTRQIEEEWDQLLTLRDEVLKVLEEARTAKTISNKPSETQIVLGWLNSVAEKPNPVFEQYKSILPELFGVAQVEISNAIITEGNVEKGAFYVQAKPAAGSKCERCWRFTEDVGNEANYPTVCLRCADALEAIHFPPYNAPPSNSTEPQA